DNA from Lentibacillus amyloliquefaciens:
GCTTTTCTGGACTTCGGTTTGCTTTCCGCATAAACTTCAGCAGCTTTTTCAATCAATTCATCCTTTGATTGAAATTGTTTAGAGTCTCCTAACTGAGGCCATCCAATCGACGCAATCCCATGTTCTTTCCAAACAGGGATCAGTTCATTATTATCACCGGCACGTATCATCCACCATCTTTTCAATATTAATCCCCTCACTATGCTTAAATTATAAATGCCTACTTGAAGTTGAATGCTTGGATTAGTCCAATACACTTTGGAATTCAAGATAGTGCACAGAATACATTCCTTATTGCCCTTAAACAAAAGACATCCAAATAACTATAGATGCCTTTCCATGTGTTGTTATTTATTTGGTTGGTCTTCTGTAAGAACTTCTTTTAATAAATCCATAGCATTTTCCTCTGTCGGGTCATGCGTCCCGAGTTCACCACGAAAGGCTTTGGAGAGAATAGAATGTTTTATTTTATCTATTTTTTCAATGATATTTGTTGTTTTTTCTGCAACTGTTAAATTATTAAGCATCCTTTCTAAAATTTTTTTTAGAATTAACTGTTCTTCTTTTGGCGGAACTGGAACAATTAACTTAAGAAGCTCTTTTGACGATACTCTCGGGAGATTTACTCCACTAGAATTCTCACTTGAATACTTTACTACCTCTGGTAACCCAATATAATAATTAAGTAGTTCATTCTCCATTTCTCCATTAGGTCTTAACACCAAAATATCAGTGGAACAAATTCCATCAAAAGATACAATGGCGTGTTTATTTAAATAAGGGCGTAATCGGCCATATAATAAATCGCCGTCTTTAAATGCTTTTTTCGCACTTTTAATACCTTCCGAATTTGAAGTAGTAATTATACCCCCACCTTTTGATAAATGTTCTAATCCAATATATGGCTTAATATCATTTGCTTGAGGATCATATTTTTCTTTTACTTCATCTACCAAATCGGATAGAGGTTTCCAAGTCCAACCCGGAGGAAGAGTATTTCCAACAAAGGGTTGTGAAATAATCGATTGATTAACATAATTATTATTTTGATTTTGAGCAGTCAATTCTCCTTTAAATCCCTTTTTTATAATCGCAGCACGTCGCAGTTCAAATGTTCCCTTTGCTTCTTCAATTAATTGTTTTGCTTTATCAACATTATCTAACAATCTTTCAACTTTGTTAGCAATACGTTTTTGTTCACTTAATGGTGGTAAAGGAATAGGTACCAAAGACATCTTTGATTTATTAATAATAGAAACAGTAGTGGCATAGGACCGATTGTTTAGTTCACTTTGAAAATAAGGTGTTATCGCTTGATAATAATTAAAAAGCGGATTGATTATTTTTTTTCTCGGTACAAGAGAATTAATTTGTTGGTTGGTACTACATTCAAAATTATTAAAGGCAGCCTTACCAATAGATCCAATGCAACAAATCAAAGTAGACTCAGAGGGAATTACTTTAGAAGCTTCTTTACCCTCATTAGTTAGATACTCAGATGCCCCCTTTGCATTTTTTTCATCGTCAAGTTCTGTCGGTTTTATAAAAGGAAAATTTCCACCATAGTATTCCTTCTTCTTTTTAGAGGGAGTCGAACCAGTCACTATATTGTTAAGTGTGCCAACACTCACCCAAATCCAATTCTCCGGCACTTCATAAGGCTGCTCCTCTTCCGACACCAGCGCCTCATCCAGTAACTCCTCAACTGTCTTATTTTGCTTCTTACTCATCTTTACCTGCCTCCACTGCTTTCAGTTCATCGATGACATCATTCAACAGGCTGGTAGCTTTTTGCAGTTTTTCCACAGCATCTTCTGCTGATTCGATCGGGTCTGGGAGATTTTCATACATGGTCAAAGATTCATCGGCGATCAAACCGATATCAAGGCTGTCATCTTTCTTCCGGATATCATCACGAGTAAAATGATTCCAGCGTTCATCGTCAACTTTAGACCGGTCTTCGGCTTGATATGCTTTTACAAAATCATCAAAGTGTTTTTCCGTTAATGGTGTGCGTTTCCCGAAGCTTGGCATATTGGTGCGCATGTCATAAACCCAGACATCGTTTGTATTGTCTTTGTCCTTTTTCCCGCGGTTAAAGAACAGCACATTGGTCTTGACACCTTGCGCATAGAAAATTCCTGTTGGCAGGCGCAGGATTGTGTGCAGGTTGCATTTATCCATTAAATCAGCACGGATTTGCGCACCCGTCCCGCTTTCAAACAGAACGTTATCCGGTAACACAACTGCTGCTCGTGCTTCACCATTTGCTTTCAATGAACGATAAATATGCTGCAGGAAGTTCAATTGTTTGTTTGTGGTTTCAAATGTCAGGTCATCACGTGTCGGGCGCTCACCGCCTTTTTTCGTGCCAAAGGGCGGATTCGTCATGACAACATCAAAGTTTTTCATAGTTGAACCCATTTCAGATAGCGTATCGCCAAGTTTAATTTCGCCGCGCATATTATGCAGCAGGGCATTCATTAATGCCAGACGATGGGTATCTTTAACAAGTTCGGCACCGGTAAAGGCTTCATAACGTTGAAACTCCGCTTCTTTCTGGCTCAAATCAAAATGATCGTCAGTTTTTGATTTGATATGTGTATCGCCGGCAATCATGAACCCGAACGTACCGGCGGCAGGGTCATTCAACCGCTCACCCGGTTGTGGATCGATTAGTCTAACGATGACATCGATCAGCGGACGTGGTGTGAAGTACTGTCCGGCACCTGATTTGGTTTCACTGGCGTTTTTCTCCAGCAGCCCTTCATACAAATCACCAAGCCCTTCTTCTCTGGCGCTGTACCAGTCAAGGTCATCAATGGATCGGATGATTTTTTCAAGATTCTTTGGCTCATCAATATTCGTTGTGGCATTGGTATAAATCTGTTTTACAATCTCACTGTCGACTTCACCCAAGTCCAACAAGAGCTGCCGGTAGTGTTTGTGCAATTCCACGCCATGCTTGTTCGTCAATGAATCCCAGCGGTACTGTTCCGGTATGTCTGCTTCATTGTCTTTCTCTTTCATCATTTTTAAGAACAGTATATAAGTTAATTCAGTAACGTACTGATGATAGGTGATCCCATCGTCACGCAGCACATTACATAGATTCCATAGTTTTTGTACGATTTCCTGATTTCCCACTAAGCTTCTTCCCTTTCATCATATAATGCTTCATTAATTTCTTTGACAATGTCGTCCAGTTGTCCATCAAAAATTTTGTTAAGCCGTTTATAAC
Protein-coding regions in this window:
- a CDS encoding restriction endonuclease subunit S, which codes for MSKKQNKTVEELLDEALVSEEEQPYEVPENWIWVSVGTLNNIVTGSTPSKKKKEYYGGNFPFIKPTELDDEKNAKGASEYLTNEGKEASKVIPSESTLICCIGSIGKAAFNNFECSTNQQINSLVPRKKIINPLFNYYQAITPYFQSELNNRSYATTVSIINKSKMSLVPIPLPPLSEQKRIANKVERLLDNVDKAKQLIEEAKGTFELRRAAIIKKGFKGELTAQNQNNNYVNQSIISQPFVGNTLPPGWTWKPLSDLVDEVKEKYDPQANDIKPYIGLEHLSKGGGIITTSNSEGIKSAKKAFKDGDLLYGRLRPYLNKHAIVSFDGICSTDILVLRPNGEMENELLNYYIGLPEVVKYSSENSSGVNLPRVSSKELLKLIVPVPPKEEQLILKKILERMLNNLTVAEKTTNIIEKIDKIKHSILSKAFRGELGTHDPTEENAMDLLKEVLTEDQPNK
- a CDS encoding N-6 DNA methylase, which translates into the protein MGNQEIVQKLWNLCNVLRDDGITYHQYVTELTYILFLKMMKEKDNEADIPEQYRWDSLTNKHGVELHKHYRQLLLDLGEVDSEIVKQIYTNATTNIDEPKNLEKIIRSIDDLDWYSAREEGLGDLYEGLLEKNASETKSGAGQYFTPRPLIDVIVRLIDPQPGERLNDPAAGTFGFMIAGDTHIKSKTDDHFDLSQKEAEFQRYEAFTGAELVKDTHRLALMNALLHNMRGEIKLGDTLSEMGSTMKNFDVVMTNPPFGTKKGGERPTRDDLTFETTNKQLNFLQHIYRSLKANGEARAAVVLPDNVLFESGTGAQIRADLMDKCNLHTILRLPTGIFYAQGVKTNVLFFNRGKKDKDNTNDVWVYDMRTNMPSFGKRTPLTEKHFDDFVKAYQAEDRSKVDDERWNHFTRDDIRKKDDSLDIGLIADESLTMYENLPDPIESAEDAVEKLQKATSLLNDVIDELKAVEAGKDE